A region of the Synechococcus sp. PCC 7502 genome:
AAAGTAAGATTTTTGGCAGTCACCCTACCTTTAACTTGATCTATGGGTAGATTCATAGCAGTGGGTAAATCAGTAATTGTGGGCGGAGTTTGCAAAATCGTTTCAATTCTGGCAATACTAACCCGTCCCCTTTGGTAAGTAGTGATTGTAAACCCTAATAATGCCGTGGGGAAAATTAACCGTTCCACATAAATAAACAGGGCAATTAGGCTACCAATCTTAAAATTTCCGTTGGGATTCGTAGCGATCGCCTCGCCACCAAACCATAACAGAATCAACAAGCTTATACTTGCAATTCCACCTAAAACTGGAAATAAGAGGTTTCGAGTCAATGCCATCTGTAAATTTGCATCTAGGAGCCTCTGATTCACCTTATTAAAAGCCTGCCGTTCATTTTCTTCCTGGGCATAGGTTTTAATTAATGCCATGCCATTCAGGTCTTCTTGTAATAGCGAACTGGCATTAGATAATTCTTCTTGAATTTTCAACTGTTGATCCCGCAGCTGCCCGCCAAACATCTGCACTAAAATCAACATTAAGGAATAGGGGGCGATCGCCAATAAACTCAATTGTGGATTCAATGCCAGCATTGCTGGTAAGGTCATAGCGTAGGCAAATACGGTATTAATCAAACTCAAAACCGCAAATCCCAATAACCTCCGAATATTCTCCACATCGCTGGTGGCAATACTAATCAAATTTCCCGCCGAATTATGGGAAAAATAACTGGGAGGCAGCTTGAGTAAATGCTCAAATATTTTTTGGCGTAAATCAAACTCCACCGATCGCCCAATTCCAAATAGCCACATGCGGGAAGCCATGCGAATTACCCACATAATCGAAGCCAGTACCGAGATAATGACGACAAAGTGCATCACCTGATCGGTGGTAAATACTACTGAAAGCTGGTCAATGGCAGTACGAATTAACCAAGGGATGTAAGTACCTAAAGCATTAACCAAAAATAAAGCCACAGTACCTAGAATCAGGTCACGATAGTGTGGACGAAGATAGGAATTGATTTGATGTAGTTGCGATCGCGCCATAAACCTAATTTTAGCTTTGATTGGCTGCTTTCAGTGAAGGGGAGCTTGATCACTCTAAAATCCAACGCTCCAGAGCTGATGGAAACAAGTAAAAAAGTGCTACAAGAAATTAAGACTAAGATA
Encoded here:
- a CDS encoding ABC transporter ATP-binding protein yields the protein MARSQLHQINSYLRPHYRDLILGTVALFLVNALGTYIPWLIRTAIDQLSVVFTTDQVMHFVVIISVLASIMWVIRMASRMWLFGIGRSVEFDLRQKIFEHLLKLPPSYFSHNSAGNLISIATSDVENIRRLLGFAVLSLINTVFAYAMTLPAMLALNPQLSLLAIAPYSLMLILVQMFGGQLRDQQLKIQEELSNASSLLQEDLNGMALIKTYAQEENERQAFNKVNQRLLDANLQMALTRNLLFPVLGGIASISLLILLWFGGEAIATNPNGNFKIGSLIALFIYVERLIFPTALLGFTITTYQRGRVSIARIETILQTPPTITDLPTAMNLPIDQVKGRVTAKNLTFTYPEASSPALDHINFEIAAGETVAIIGAVGSGKSTLANALPRLLDIESGQLFIDGIDITAIKLDDLRAIINYVPQDSFLFSATMSNNIRYGKPDAPMSEVEYFASQAGIENEILNFPQKYETLVGERGITLSGGQRQRTALARALLVDSPILLLDDALSSVDNQTATTILENLPKHKTVIFISHQLAAAANCDRVILMDKGKVAATGTHQELLQSSDLYNKLWNQHKLQEVLR